The stretch of DNA CCAAGGTCAGTCCACACAGTCAACAGACACATAAAACCTACATTTGTTTTAAGAAACTGctcaaaacacatctctttagtaaagctttttaatattattgtatcatattttatgtattttgccTTCACTTAGAGTATGAGAAAGCCacattacaaataaaatgtgttatgGTAGTATTTTAAGTACTTATAAaactttgttaatattagtttgttcatgttagttcacagctttggattttaaaaatgtattggtAAATATTGAAATTACCATTGACTTAAGATTAATAGAGGCAGTAGGAATATtgtttgttagttcatgttaatttagttaatattgtaaagtgttagcattattattattgcatggAGAGAACATCTGATGAATGTTTGCacagaaatttaaataaaaaactaaacgGAAACATTaccagaaataaaataataattgggacttgaaacaaatatatttctatttttgtaaaaaaaaaataataataataataatttttgtaaCTTGATGTATATATCTCTGTATAACATTAGTGCAAGTAAGGTAGATATTTCACTAAATTAGAATTTTAAAACTGTGATGCTTTAGTGTTTCTCCATCAAGCAGTGACTGTATGGCTGAAACTGCCTTCTAATGAATTGTTTTGGCTTGTTTCAGACCCCACACTGAAGAACCTGGCTCAGGAGTTGATCGAGATGTTGAAGAAGCTGGTCGGTCTGGAGCGATTCTCACTGGCTTTTGTCGCAGTGCAGAAAGAAGCCACCCAGAGACGAGCTTCACGCAAGAAAGTCAAGGCCGTGCAGGTAAGAGCCATTGAGAACTTCTAAAGGCTGaattatacttctgcgtcgagtGTACGCCGTAGCTACAGCGTAGGTTGTTTGTTCCACGCGTAGCCTACGACGTAGCCTGATgtgcacctcttcaaaaatgtaacaacgcATCAATTCTTctctgattggtctgctagaacccctCCCTCGGGTCCAAAAAATTGGTGCGATGCAATAGGAGAAGAGCGAGTGTTTACAACTTTCATAGGAATGAAAAACACTTTCAGGGGACACATAGTCATACTGCAACAAAAGTCGTTACCTATTTGCCACTTCTTTGCAGTTTCTATTtgtaagcttctctgacaacATACATGAAAATGAAAAGCTGCTTCGGCTTTTGCTTTGATCCTCAACATGACCGCGGACACCTCCTACTAGTGGTCTGCATGCACGTCGACACGGAcaacgacgcagaagtataagtGAAAACAgatgcagaagtataaatcagccttaagtCCTCCCAGAACATTTGTGTTTGTCTTAAACTTGATGTAATTTAAAGcgatagttgacccaaaaatgaaaactgtcgtcatttactcatcctcaagttgcttcaaacctgtatgaatttcttacttctgctgaacacaaagggaGTTATTTGGAAGATTGTcagtaaccaagcagatctcgccctccattgactaccatagtaggaaaaataaatactataatcttccaaatatcttcctttgtgttcagcagaacaaagaaattcatacaggtttggaacaacttgaggctgagtaaatgagttttcatttttgggtgaactatcactttaaatatttctttctcTAATATTTAGACACAACTAGTAAGTAAAGGCTCATTCACACTAAGGACAATAataatttagtttaaaaatcactcagagtccacaccacaactataagaTATCACTTgaaataattacttttttccccttttcaagctgataaatgataaaaatatacaacagccaatcagaatccaccctCCTATAAAGATTGTGCATTTAAACTGGCAGACAAAACTGCATCACAGTTAGTCAATAAAACATTGTGTGTTAGTAtggacattaaaatattaatcattcttggtgtgaaagggctttAAACCATTTGTTTCTTAAACCATGCATTTTACCTATCTTTTATCCCTTGACAGGCTGTTGTAAATCCTGACATTGCTGCCAGAAAGAAGATAAAGAAGCAGCTAAAGAAAAACGAGGCCAAAAAGAGGAAAATCGAGTTTGTGCGTACAGGACATAAAGCAAAGAAACATAAAAGGAGCTCGCTCAAGGACTTGGCCATGATCAGTTGATCCATTTTTCTGctagttaatgtttttttgcaatttaaTACAGTACATCCGAGACCGCAAGGGACCCTGGGAACAGTACCTGAACTGTTTTCAGTGGTAAGAGGACTGATAGTTTACATCAATATATGGATTTGTGCgaagtttttaaataaaaagaaaacttgcaaaaacagctatttttttatgttatgcATGATGCAATATGTGTTGACTGCATATTTATTTCACAGCCACAACACAGGAGTGTGCTCCCCTGTACACGTGCAAATATAAATATGCCATTACAAATCCAAAGCATACAAATGACAGTTGGCCTTAAATATCTACCCACGTAACATTAAAAATCAACTCATAAACCAGCTGCAATGATTATTCTGAATCAGGCCTAAATTTAAAAGGTAAACACCTTTGAAATTACAAACGTAGTGGATACAAGTTCACCAAAAACAATAAGCAAAAGGGGGAGAACATTTGAAGAGTTCAGTCCGTTCAACACTGCCCGACTCACTTCAGTCTCTCTCTACTAGACGGGAGAGAGGATGGTCTTCACACAATAGGAAGAAGCTGTCATTGGTCCAAGGGACACCCAATAAGAAGTCTCCGATTTTCCTATATACAAGGTATTTTTGCGAGTGCATTTACTGCCGGCTCTTCAGTGACTCCACTAGCCTGGAATATGAAAGTACAAGGTGTGAACAATGCAAAgaatttgtatttaaatgttaaaaaaagataTCAAACATACCATTCCATTGCCTCATCCAGGCCTGTGCCTTTAGTAGCAGATGTCTTGAAGATCTGCCACTTCCTGTCTTTGAGTGCAGGTAAACCGAGAGCGTTAGCCACTTCAGTAGGGGTCATGGCCTGTTCCATGTCCTGCTTGTTTGCAAACACCACCAGGATGGCTTTCTTTAGCTCTTCCTCCTGAAAGACGAGAAAGATCACGTTCAAATGCACTGATAATAATAGAAAGAAGTGTTACGTAATGCGTCACATCTGACTAACCTCCAACATGGCCACCAGTTCAGATTTGGAGATCCCCATCCGGTCACGGTCACTGCTGTCCACCACATAAATCACTGCATCTGTATTGGAGTAGTAACACCGCCAGTACGGCCTGTGGAGGAAGAACATCACATCTTCAGCTTGGTTTCTTTCTTAATATAATAaagcaaaagatataaaaacTTCTTGCCTGATACTTGTCTGTCCACCAAGGTCCCATACTTGAAACTTCAAGTTCTTGTATGTCACAGTCTCCACATTAAAACCAATTGCTGCgagttttaaaaatatgcaaattagttcACAGTACATCACATGTCTAAAGTTGTGTATATAAAGCTGTCAAACACATACTAGGAATTGTGGTGACCACTTCTCCCACTTGAAGTCTGTACAATATTGTGGTTTTTCCAGCTCCATCCAGACCCAAAATGAGGATTCTCATCTCTCTGGTGCCAAACAAGCCAGAGAAGAGGCTGGAAAAGAACCCCCCTGtagaaaaataacaattatatGAAAATATGGAAGAGATCAGAAGATTTTGCACATTCAGTAACACCATTTGAAATCACGACCATCATACTAAATCTCATATAGGATTTATACCCAACACTGTCGAATAAAACACTTATCATTATGAAAACAGTTTTATAATGAGCTTTTCAGTAAGATATGAGTTTAGTAATCTGGAATGCTAACAAACAAACTAGCATCATCACCAGCGTGATGAACAAACGTCTCTTTTTAAGCATGTTAAAAAACCAAAACGTGGCTGTAAGTAACACTTTAAGATAGATGCCTAAGCTGTCTATAATGTCCACCAAAATAAGTTTTAAATCAAGCAGACTTACCCATTTTTAGATGAAATACTTTATTTACGCTGTCGCTCTGACGGCAGATCCGTGCAAACAAACACTTCCGTGCTCGAGCTACTGAATGACGTGTCACACAGACACGTGCACGAGCCTTTTTAGGGGTCGATTCACCGCGCGCACATTCGACACACATCTACACTGATCGAATCGGCTGTTGAcggttaaaaatattttaacataaatattaatttatatacaaTAAACAATACTTTGTAACTATTTATTGAATTATATGTTCACTGTCCTCTCGAGTTTGCTTGGGAAACAGCGCCATCGTGTTTTGAACAATGGTAATACAAACTAAAtacaatacaatggaaggaggGTAATACAAACCCGCTGAACAACAATCCACTGTTTTTGTGAGACACATTTTTTTGCTGCTGTAGAGTCACGATTACCATCTCCAGCACTGTGAATAACGGCAGACCACTTAAAAGAGCCAAAAAAAGTACTTCACTAAGTTTTCATCTGAACATTTTACACACTACAGCATACATAAATCAACGAAGGTCTTTTTGttaacagattttactaattaGGTTCACAGAGATCATCGCCCCCTAGCGGTGAAACATTAAAGCAAAGAGCTTAGAaccaactaaaaaaaaagaacccaAGAGGCAACACTTTTATgctttttgggtaacagccactagatggcgctccagtagcgcggccgccattatggggtgaaaatactaactggaccatagaatccttcacatcttacgcacccaatttcactgccaaatcagaagcgcaatataacagtttttttttaattaagtcaccagtaaattgtatggcttctacagtaaatgttgtatcgtcttatatatgttttattttaccagttgtggaatccaaccattcatccatctgaggtaatgtagttagcctactttatatAATAAGTATAtaagtatttccattttaagcaactttacacatttattaatagtaaatcaatacatttaagataatcatgtttgcagcgaacaatatttcagacctagtggagtaatagtattaataatatctaggtctgaattgaaataaatatattgtacattttaatggatcacgctacaaacatgatcttataatacatgatgcattgctgtctGTTATCGCATTATTCatacttttggacacttttgctttaacatacattagacaacactgcaaaatcaagctctTATATTcatattgtccaacattcccaatttgtTCTGATGCATgtacttaatttaatttcatatgttggtaataattcagtgtttataagccttttaaagaattttaaaccaaactgactgtgtttctagagagcaaaggttttgaaaaaagtggaagatttaaacacaaagtgtgtaaaataaactgtaaaaaggatttgatgatcactagtgatagtattttattctgtgtcgtcatcattcaggttggatttcagcacgttttttttaaataacggtCTGAAATCAGGCTTCAGAAaccacgtgactttggcagtttgacgcATGCGCCGAACTACCgttcaaaacaaatgattcgcAAAGGTTTCAAACAAAGCTTCACGAAGCGTGTTTTCGACAGCGTCCATTACTACTTTCccgagtttagctccaacctaaTTACAAACACCTGAAGCTAATCAGTCTTCAGGAtaactagaaacttccaggtgTCTGTGATTGACTGTTTCTCATTCAAATAAAACTATTTACTTGAATAAACAAGCGATGCATGTGTTATCAGTTTAATTTTGACATGTGaattaataaagtttttaatatCGATTCTTATGATTGTGTGTACATTTGGTAATATTTCAGTCACTCGTCGTTACTCATTTCAGTAATTTGAcaattttttaatcatttgttgTAAATGTGACTCTGTCAGAAAGACTTAAATCTTCTAAAAACTACACAAGTTCTGTCACACAAATGAACACAGATAATGTGCAAGAAATTGTTAGGTGATTGATGTTCTTAAGGCAGTAAAAGCTTGCAAAGCCAAGAACACAAACACTCAGATTACAAACAGGTGCTAAAACTATCAATCAAACTTTCCATGAAACCCCTTCCAAAACTCCAATGATCTCCAGACTCTGTAGCTCATGAAATAAAGTgttgcattttcattttggagTCCAAAACTTGATTTGCTTACATTCAATTGTTCTCATTGTCAAAGTTCTCCAAATACCAGCCCATAGTGTGAAAGCCACAGTGGCACAAGTGGCTAAACACATGATCTCTGGTGATAAAGTGGCGATAGAAGCATGGGTTCAAATCCTATTATTGTTTACCTTAAATTATTGTCATTATAACCAACAAAGTGTCCCAAACACCAGTTTTCAGTGTGAAAGTCACAGTGGTGCTAATGGCTCAACACATGTTCTGTGGTGATGAAGCTGTGATAGAGGAatgggttcaaaccccactATTGTTTATGTTGTAGTCATTATAACCAACAAAGTGCCCCAATTGTCAACTTTCAGTGTGAAAGCTACAGTGGCACAAGTGGCTAAACACGTGATTTGTGCTGAGAAAGGCatgggttcaaaccccactACAGTTTATATTGAAATTATTGTCATGATACCCAACAAAAGGTCCCAAATGCCAGACTTCAATGTGAAAGCCACAATGGTGTGAGTGATTAAACACATGTTTTCTGGTGATGTGATTGCAGTAGAGACTTGGGTTCAAACCCCACTATTGCTAATATTAAATTGTTGGCATTATTCCCAACAAAGTGGGCCAAATGCCAGCACTCAACGTGAAAGTCACAGTGGCACAAGTGGCTAAACACACGTTATCTGGCGATGAGACTGCGATAGAGActtgggttcaaatcccactccAGTGTGATGAGATGACAATCAACCAACAGAGACTCAGTTGAAGCTTGAACTAGTTTATTGTAAATCACAGGTCAGGAAACAGTGAAATATAAGTTCCTGCACATGTTCAGACATGAGATCTGTGGCTCACAGGTTAAGAGCGCTGCCTCACGGGTTCAGAGGTTGCTGGTTCGATCTCAGCGATATGAGTGGATGGTGTGAGCGTGAAGGGGTGGGGATGAGTCGGGTCCCCCCCCAAGCCCCAGTACGATGTGCAGCAGGGGTTATACTTTTCtgtctgaaaaagaaaaattagcTGTATAAAAATTTTGGACCGCCGTCCCTTCCCCACCTACTTAGGTTACCATCATTTGCTTTTCAAAGGGACCACCcctcaaaaacaaaatgatagtAACCTACGCATTTACAAGCCAAAAACACACATTACAAGCCTTACCTGTCCATCAGCAGAAGTCCATCATTACAGTCAATGTCTGTCCACACTTCCTACAGCTCTGCTTCTGATGACTGGGTGTCCAAACATCCCTTATTCTGTAGAGAAACACATAATAAACACACATTACTCCATATCTATATCTAAAACATCAGTTTAAAAAAGATAGTTCAAATAATAGCTCATAAATATAAGATGACATATGTTAGTGCTGCCAGTTAAACAAGTATAAATATTGAACACTGCAGATCTACTAAAGCATGAAGCAGCAGAACATCAGAGCTTCACACTCCAACTGACTCTAATAACAAACATCAATCCAGTAGATTATTGTCTTCAGTAAGACTACAACAACAGCGAAGACAAAAACACCATTTCTTATTATTCTGCCTGATAATATGAATATCAGATGGCGATTCATTCAAAGATTATAAAGGAAACGCAAAATTTACATGTAAACAAGCAGCGTAAACAAGTCTGTGATAAACCAGCGACTGCCTTCATACATAATTAACTGTCAAATAACAATTGTAACTTAAGTACGTACAACAAGATTTTAGGTTTAAGGACACCATCAATATTAGTTTTGTTGCTTTTTAGACCACATGCGTTCACTTTGTACTGTTCGACACAATCTCTCCATCATAACATGAATCTAAATAAACTGACAGACAAGCCCTGTTATGACATTTCGGCAAAATTATGTATTAATGACTTTTATGAAACGTAAGGACTGTTTTATAGCGCGTGCTAGTCATTTCACAAGAAAATTTCACTTTATGCTGAAGGATATTTACTAGTTATACTTTATTTCCGCTGTTTATCGCTGCGTGTGTCAGGTTTCTTTGCTGTTGAGGTGGAATATGTGCTGTTTAAAGACATAAAGTGTCTCTCACTATGTTGTTATCTGCAAATTAAGTACTTAAAACTGCACGTGTTGTGTGACTGTCATCAAGCGCCGCCATTTTGCATCCGAATCTGTAAGTCAGACTGAACGTAATTCTGCGTACGCCGCCTAGTGGAGAGGATGGCAAACTGCACTTCAGTTTCTACCATACGAGTCGTGTTAGTGTCGAGAGATTGAACGTTGATTGAGGTTTTAACTTAATTCCGAAACGTCTAGAGTACTTTAACGTTTGCAAACTCAAAGCAAAAGTCTctatttattgtgtgtgtgtgtgtacaaaaATGGGCGATTATCAGCTCCCTCTTGTGGCCAATAAGTATATCAGCATTAATAAATGAAACCACAAAACCGTCGGGGAGAGAACGGagttttgatttttattaattaaaaaaatgtttattatgtaTGTTCACATGCCAGCCCCCATAATCAACATTTTTGGAATTTATGGTgcagaaattacacattttatcCTTTAAGACGTtcttgaacaaaacaaaaacaacctgGTACAGTAAATTAAATAGCTTTTGGTgacaaaaaacataaatttcATTTAACCAATATCATTTACTTAATCTCTGAGCTCTTATACTCCAATTCATTTAAATAACTAGAACACATGCAAGTGGTGACATTTTGTTTattcaataaataaacacaGGCACTAATTTACAGGTAAAGTACATTTTTAAACCATTTGATAAATTATGGCCATCTAGTCTAGTGGACATTTGGAATGACACAAACATTCATGTACAACCTCTCTAATATCAGAACAGTGCAGCTTCACGTAGCTTTATCAAGTATTACTGTTAAGCAGGAAAGAAGGCTACAAAAACTAGTAAATCTAGATatacatacacaaaaaaaataaacatttaaaataatgaatgcattacataattttaaataCACCATAAAAAAACAAGTGTTGCTTAATCAGAGTATTTCATGTTCTTAACTGCACTGAGACAGATGAGGCTCAGGAACTTGcatgataaataaatactgaaaagtgttttgatgcACGCAAGTCTCTTTGATGATGTTCGGATGATCCTGCATGCGGTATTtgtccctgaataagggaacatATCCACTAAAGTCAGTGTTTTGTGTCTTTGTTGTGCTGGAATTCCCATCCTGGTTAAACCTCGGCAACAGTTCTGTTGCTCCAGGAGTGATGCTTCAGTTTGATCCCTCTTCCTGGTTCTCCAGAATGGGATCTGCATGGaaaaacaaatgtgctttaaCTACCTGTTAGCCTTCTAAATAACTTGCCTACTCGACTAGTTAACAGCTGTACCTGTCAGCGTTCCAAGAGGCAGGACAGAATTGGTGCTGATGTCTTCATTAGATGGAATAAAGCTGCTTGGAGATGGGACCATGAGGACGGCTTCTTCGCCCATCCCAGAACTCTCCACCGTTTCCTCGACTTTAGGAGAGTCAAGAGTCTAAACCAAAGAAGGAGAATGATATTAACAGGAAGGTGGCATGAGAATTTTTGGAGAGAGTTTGAGAAAAGACGATACCTTTTCTCCTTGTATATCTTTTGATCTCTCATCACTCTGTTCCTCTTCCCCAGAGTTGTTTTGGTTTTCTGAAGTCTGTTCCTTTGCAAGCTCCTGCTCTCCCTCCAACTCTGATTGGCCGAGAGGGTCTGAGAGGTCCTCTGATGTCACCGTCTGGATGATAATGCCAGGGTGGGACATCTGAACGGTCACATTCTCAGTGTCAGTCTGATGGGGACAGAAAAGAGAAAAAGTGGTCAGAAGAGAATTATAGGTTGTGTTACAGcacacaaaaaaactttttttggaattattttttattatattagattagattaattgcaatatatatatatatatataaataaatttaaatataatgatatacacacattatttaaacaaacttatgttttatttatatatatatgcatatataaacacacacacgttaTGTAAACTTTTGTTAGATTCGATTTGATTCATCTATTTGacagcaaaacatttttaatgcagTTTTACTTTCAGTAATAATTTAGCACTAGTtcctaaatttaaataaaaaatgctgcCTTGCCAACTAACTTAAATAAAACAAgtttaagtttgtttttttataatcaattaacaaatatgtttttaataattttagttaactataataatgcTAGAGCACACAAAATTTTACCGTGAGGCTGTGTAAAATAATCTGGTCAGGTGAAGACGGTGAAGCTGCTGCTGTGAGTGTGACCGTGGGATTGGCTGAGAGTGTGAGTGGGAGGCTCTGATTGGTTCCTGTTTGGAGGAAATAAGTTCCAGGGGTGCCAGTGGGCTGCAGGTGAAATGACTAGGGAGGAAATGACACAAGttatttataaattcagcttaTGATTATTTAATAGTTCTTATAGTTttgaaaaatctaataaaatctGAGAAACTCACAGGCAATAATTCAAAGGTCTGTAAAGCTCCGGAGTTCAATGTGATCGTTTCACTGTCTGAAGTACCACTTACACCATCTGAAGAAGCTGTGGAAAGAGTAAATGTGCATTGAAATGGTTCACATCAAATCTCTTAAACTCACAAAACCACAATAACTCCTCTAGATGTCCCCCTTAACCTGCAACTGCACAGACAAACATCAAGATTGTTTTACTCACAGACATGTGTGATCTGCACTGGAATCTGGACGGGGATCTGCAGTGCAGTGACGGGGCTGGGCGACGCATTAGCGGATCGGGAACCGACCACCACGACCTTGTTCATCGTAGACGGCGGTGCCTCCACAACATCCTGCAGCCCTTTCAACAGGACtacacacacagagaacaaACATTACTTTCAGTGTCTGAACTCACATTATTATAGCAGACATGCTGAACTTTGAAGACTCACCGGGAAAGGGAAGCTCCTTGTGATTGGCCACTTGTCTTTTGATGGTCCACCATTTGCTGC from Chanodichthys erythropterus isolate Z2021 chromosome 8, ASM2448905v1, whole genome shotgun sequence encodes:
- the arl1 gene encoding ADP-ribosylation factor-like protein 1; translation: MGGFFSSLFSGLFGTREMRILILGLDGAGKTTILYRLQVGEVVTTIPTIGFNVETVTYKNLKFQVWDLGGQTSIRPYWRCYYSNTDAVIYVVDSSDRDRMGISKSELVAMLEEEELKKAILVVFANKQDMEQAMTPTEVANALGLPALKDRKWQIFKTSATKGTGLDEAMEWLVESLKSRQ